TTTATGGACTTGAAATATCAAAGCATACACTTTTACATTGGACTTCTGGTACATTCTGTGAATACGGATCAATTTTTACTATGTGCTGAATATGAAATGGTGCACATCTTGCAGGTTGTTAAGACTGTCTATGCGTCACCTAGTCGTTTCAATTATCATTTGGACTCAAGAAAGGCAAGTGCTTCTTCTGTCAATGCATCTATTTTCTTTATGTCCtgattttattaaataaaaaatgaCATGATTCAATCACTATCAGGAGGACGAAACAGTTCTGGCGTATCCAGATATTTGTTTTGCTGTGGACGACTTTGATTCCACTTTTGATGCAGTGGTAAGGCCTTACTAAATACAGTATTACAAAATTATAAAATGCACAACTAGGTCGTGCAGGTCAAACTGTTCAGACCTAACATATATAGTAATACTGTAATAGTAATACTATTAATTTGTTTTATATTTCCAGGTCATGCATTATAGAACTTTTTTCGTCTCATGGAATCTCTTCTGGCTGTAGGTTTTGACCGAAACAGACCATTGCTACTGCGTACTTCTGAATGCACATGATGGAGCAGCATTTCCATCTGAACTAATCGTGCATGGTTGTAGCTCTAGTAAGATCTCGAGCCTTAGAGTTGATACTGAATCTGGGAGGAGCAAGAATTCTAAGGTTGGAACTGTTCCTCTTTATTTGCTTTTGTGAATGCACACACTGCATCAAGTAGATGTAAAGATCTCCAGCTTATTTCATTCCTATAATATAACATATTTGTACTCACCTAACATGGCTTTTGCTGAAAATACTCATTTGACGAGACAGTGTTTGTGAATTTGATGTTCAACTTGTTTGATGGAACAGCATGCTCACCTGTTGTGTTACTCCTTCCTCCTAAACCCACCAGATCACTTTTAGGAACTATGTTCTAGACCTTGTCCTGGTCCATATGAACCAAGTAATGGTTCTTTGTCTGAACTAACTATCAGAATGAATTTTTTTCTTGATAATAATACCACAAGAGGTGTGGTTACAAAGAGGCAAGTTTCTCTGTGGATCTTGAGGTCGCGAGGAAACTGAGAAAATTATACTACAATGTATATTTAGCCACCTCTTATTTACAACTTTCGGTATTATAATTATATTGCGTTTGTTTACTTGGACTTCTCCTTAATGTCAATGAATGCAAATTTCTAATAGTTTCCTACTTGTTCTTCTTAGACGTTAACATTTGCAGTTTTATTTTGACGGGAAAGACTATGCATCTGAATATTGTGCACTGGCAAGATGTAAGATTTTCACAAAGTTATTTTCATTGCAGGTGACTCTTTTTTCAGGCTTTGTCAGCTATGAAATGGTTAGAGAAGCATATGACGGTAATTTTCCAGCAATTTTTATTTATATActctttttattgtttatttactTTTGTTGTTTGCGATCACACTGAACCATTATTAGCTTGACTTTGAACACATGTGAGTTCTCCATAAAACTTTGTCATAGTAAATGACGTCTATGGTTTTAATATGTTTTCCAATGTTAAGTCGTCTAAATTTtctgcttaatcattttcattgaGTTAACGAGCAATATTTATGCAGCAAATGCTTACCTTTATGTATTACTTCCtctcttcatctttttttttttcttccaattttcAGCTGGGAAGTTTCGGTTTGGAAGCCTTTTTTCGCTCCCCCATTTTCCTTCCAAAACAGACAGACTTTACATGACGGGTCCAGGTGGGCGTGGGGAAGTTGAAGTAGCTGTTTCTGGTGTTGCTGGTAAAAAAACTTAAATCTGCATCTTAATGTAATTTAAGGCGCATGTTGCCCTATAGGCATTATATGTAAGGCAATGTATGGGAGTTTGAACATAAATTTGATAAAATCCTAGGGGCTAAAACTTACTAGACACACTTGTTAGGATGTTAACATGTTAAAATCCTTGAGATATCTCCAGATTATTACCCTTGTGCATTACCTTAAACATTGTAAACCTGGATATGGTGACTGTATTTTTAAGCTTATTGTGCGAATGTTTATGGATTGTCTATGTTAGTGGCTTATTACTACTATACTTGAATGTAGATCAAAGCCACCAGACACCAGATCCTCCTTCGCCACTCCAAACATCAAAGACGGGATTTGGTATAGGTGTGGGTACGATAGTTCGTAAGGCAGCATCAGCTGCATCAGTGGCAGCAAAGCATGCATATGCGACTGCATCTTCCACCGGGAAAGCT
This genomic stretch from Papaver somniferum cultivar HN1 chromosome 5, ASM357369v1, whole genome shotgun sequence harbors:
- the LOC113283528 gene encoding uncharacterized protein KIAA0930 homolog isoform X4, which produces MVGDGGKSPSRIELLKTVRKHSKFLGQTIIDEKDTSDVEADSRFWYDLLDKYFSSGIESRLRQDDDLIFFVKKLSLRGSKFNNNAEGTPPFFVRRWAPKLDKVIENPDEVDWRRSFYLNLIAHTSFTVIVAICSVQDLQNHQNRRDTPLSPVYKVVKTVYASPSRFNYHLDSRKEDETVLAYPDICFAVDDFDSTFDAVVLTETDHCYCVLLNAHDGAAFPSELIVHGCSSSKISSLRVDTESGRSKNSKVTLFSGFVSYEMVREAYDAGKFRFGSLFSLPHFPSKTDRLYMTGPGGRGEVEVAVSGVADQSHQTPDPPSPLQTSKTGFGIGVGTIVRKAASAASVAAKHAYATASSTGKANGVTLPLKCCLMSICLPWEDIAHDLLFKFLLQSQHPLHLEYQN
- the LOC113283528 gene encoding uncharacterized protein KIAA0930 homolog isoform X3, encoding MVGDGGKSPSRIELLKTVRKHSKFLGQTIIDEKDTSDVEADSRFWYDLLDKYFSSGIESRLRQDDDLIFFVKKLSLRGSKFNNNAEGTPPFFVRRWAPKLDKVIENPDEVDWRRSFYLNLIAHTSFTVIVAICSVQDLQNHQNRRDTPLSPVYKVVKTVYASPSRFNYHLDSRKEDETVLAYPDICFAVDDFDSTFDAVVLTETDHCYCVLLNAHDGAAFPSELIVHGCSSSKISSLRVDTESGRSKNSKVTLFSGFVSYEMVREAYDAGKFRFGSLFSLPHFPSKTDRLYMTGPGGRGEVEVAVSGVADQSHQTPDPPSPLQTSKTGFGIGVGTIVRKAASAASVAAKHAYATASSTGKANGVTLPLKCCLMSICLPWEDIAHDLLFKRLKMNSSLLKMKTTFV
- the LOC113283528 gene encoding uncharacterized protein KIAA0930 homolog isoform X5 produces the protein MVGDGGKSPSRIELLKTVRKHSKFLGQTIIDEKDTSDVEADSRFWYDLLDKYFSSGIESRLRQDDDLIFFVKKLSLRGSKFNNNAEGTPPFFVRRWAPKLDKVIENPDEVDWRRSFYLNLIAHTSFTVIVAICSVQDLQNHQNRRDTPLSPVYKVVKTVYASPSRFNYHLDSRKEDETVLAYPDICFAVDDFDSTFDAVVLTETDHCYCVLLNAHDGAAFPSELIVHGCSSSKISSLRVDTESGRSKNSKVTLFSGFVSYEMVREAYDAGKFRFGSLFSLPHFPSKTDRLYMTGPGGRGEVEVAVSGVADQSHQTPDPPSPLQTSKTGFGIGVGTIVRKAASAASVAAKHAYATASSTGKANGVTLPLKCCLMSICLPWEDIAHDLLFKIITGENCNIHESS
- the LOC113283528 gene encoding uncharacterized protein KIAA0930 homolog isoform X6, producing the protein MVGDGGKSPSRIELLKTVRKHSKFLGQTIIDEKDTSDVEADSRFWYDLLDKYFSSGIESRLRQDDDLIFFVKKLSLRGSKFNNNAEGTPPFFVRRWAPKLDKVIENPDEVDWRRSFYLNLIAHTSFTVIVAICSVQDLQNHQNRRDTPLSPVYKVVKTVYASPSRFNYHLDSRKEDETVLAYPDICFAVDDFDSTFDAVVLTETDHCYCVLLNAHDGAAFPSELIVHGCSSSKISSLRVDTESGRSKNSKVTLFSGFVSYEMVREAYDAGKFRFGSLFSLPHFPSKTDRLYMTGPGGRGEVEVAVSGVADQSHQTPDPPSPLQTSKTGFGIGVGTIVRKAASAASVAAKHAYATASSTGKANGVTLPLKCCLMSICLPWEDIAHDLLFKI
- the LOC113283528 gene encoding uncharacterized protein KIAA0930 homolog isoform X2, which produces MVGDGGKSPSRIELLKTVRKHSKFLGQTIIDEKDTSDVEADSRFWYDLLDKYFSSGIESRLRQDDDLIFFVKKLSLRGSKFNNNAEGTPPFFVRRWAPKLDKVIENPDEVDWRRSFYLNLIAHTSFTVIVAICSVQDLQNHQNRRDTPLSPVYKVVKTVYASPSRFNYHLDSRKEDETVLAYPDICFAVDDFDSTFDAVVLTETDHCYCVLLNAHDGAAFPSELIVHGCSSSKISSLRVDTESGRSKNSKVTLFSGFVSYEMVREAYDAGKFRFGSLFSLPHFPSKTDRLYMTGPGGRGEVEVAVSGVADQSHQTPDPPSPLQTSKTGFGIGVGTIVRKAASAASVAAKHAYATASSTGKANGVTLPLKCCLMSICLPWEDIAHDLLFKMKTVFEDNEFKSADEDDDELVCC